A single genomic interval of Peribacillus sp. FSL H8-0477 harbors:
- a CDS encoding catalase: MTNKHENSKDQQLESYRVDDAGTKLTTNQGLRVSEDEHSLKAGERGPTLMEDFHFREKMTHFDHERIPERIVHARGYGAHGYFQAYESMKEYTSAGFLQDPSIKTPVFVRFSTVAGSRGSADTVRDVRGFATKFYTEEGNYDLVGNNIPVFFIQDAIKFPDLVHSFKPEPHNEIPQAQTAHDTFWDFVTANTETAHMIMWHLSDRAIPRSYRMMEGFGVNTFRFVNELGKSHFVKFHWKPKLGVHSLVWDEAQKLAGKDPDFHRRDLYEAIEMGEYPEFELGVQLIKEEDEFAFDFDILDPTKLWPEEIIPVKIIGKMTLDRNPDNVFAETEQVAFHLGNVVPGIDFSNDPMLQGRLFSYTDTQLSRLGGPNFHELPINRSVAPVHNNQRDGMHRMAINKGQVSYHKNGLQANAPEPASAKDGGYVHYQEKVDGRKVRARSESFKDHYSQAILFWNSMTEVEKQHIIEAFQFEVGKLKSKEIQQRVVNMFANVDFRIAKELALAVGASVPEAGNVPDGSPASASLSQETSVKLPNTRKVAVLADHGFDYAEFTQLKADLIGAGILVEVVSKNLGVILSSNGEEVPVDHTFLTADSVQFDAVYVAGGKEGVTNLLASKKAPIFLLEAYSHFKSVGAGTDALDLLTAAGITSQDQAAGVIAGADHQAFIQAVTQARHWSRIV, encoded by the coding sequence ATGACTAATAAACATGAAAACAGTAAGGATCAACAACTTGAATCGTACCGGGTTGATGATGCCGGGACCAAATTAACAACTAATCAGGGGCTGCGTGTTTCTGAAGATGAACATTCATTAAAAGCGGGTGAACGTGGACCGACACTAATGGAGGACTTTCATTTTCGTGAAAAAATGACTCATTTTGACCATGAACGAATTCCTGAACGTATTGTTCATGCTCGTGGATATGGTGCACATGGATACTTCCAAGCCTATGAATCCATGAAGGAGTATACCAGCGCTGGTTTTCTTCAAGATCCTTCCATAAAAACACCTGTGTTTGTACGTTTTTCAACTGTGGCAGGCTCGCGTGGTTCAGCAGACACCGTTCGTGATGTAAGGGGCTTTGCTACAAAGTTTTATACAGAAGAAGGAAACTATGATTTAGTTGGAAATAACATTCCAGTGTTTTTTATACAAGATGCTATTAAGTTCCCGGATTTGGTTCATTCTTTCAAACCAGAACCGCATAATGAAATACCACAGGCACAAACTGCACATGATACGTTCTGGGACTTTGTAACGGCCAATACCGAGACCGCACATATGATTATGTGGCATTTGTCTGACCGGGCTATTCCCCGCAGCTATCGAATGATGGAAGGATTCGGGGTAAATACCTTCCGCTTTGTAAATGAACTGGGCAAGTCTCATTTTGTGAAGTTTCATTGGAAACCAAAACTTGGGGTCCATTCTCTCGTTTGGGACGAAGCCCAAAAACTAGCTGGTAAGGATCCTGACTTCCATCGCCGTGATCTTTATGAAGCAATCGAGATGGGAGAGTATCCTGAATTTGAGTTAGGGGTTCAACTCATTAAAGAAGAAGATGAATTTGCTTTTGATTTTGATATCCTTGATCCAACTAAGCTTTGGCCGGAAGAAATCATTCCAGTTAAAATCATCGGAAAAATGACTCTCGACCGAAATCCGGATAATGTCTTTGCTGAGACAGAGCAAGTTGCCTTCCATCTTGGAAATGTCGTACCTGGAATAGACTTTTCAAATGACCCGATGCTTCAAGGACGCCTCTTCTCTTATACCGATACACAACTTTCCCGCCTTGGCGGTCCAAATTTCCATGAACTTCCGATTAACCGCTCGGTTGCACCAGTTCATAATAACCAACGTGACGGGATGCACCGTATGGCGATAAATAAAGGACAAGTCAGCTACCATAAAAATGGATTACAAGCTAATGCACCCGAGCCGGCTTCGGCAAAAGATGGCGGATATGTACATTATCAGGAAAAGGTAGATGGCCGAAAAGTTCGAGCTCGCAGTGAGAGCTTTAAAGATCATTACAGCCAAGCGATTCTTTTCTGGAATAGCATGACGGAAGTTGAGAAACAGCATATTATTGAAGCCTTCCAGTTCGAAGTAGGAAAACTGAAAAGCAAAGAAATTCAACAGCGGGTAGTCAATATGTTTGCAAATGTTGATTTCAGGATTGCGAAGGAACTTGCTTTAGCGGTGGGCGCATCTGTACCTGAAGCGGGGAATGTTCCAGATGGCAGTCCAGCTTCAGCCAGCTTGAGCCAAGAAACCAGTGTGAAGCTTCCAAATACACGTAAAGTAGCTGTATTAGCTGATCATGGTTTTGATTATGCAGAGTTTACTCAATTAAAAGCAGATTTAATAGGAGCGGGAATACTTGTTGAAGTCGTGAGTAAAAACCTAGGAGTGATCCTTAGCAGTAATGGCGAGGAAGTTCCTGTTGATCATACGTTCTTGACAGCAGATTCTGTCCAATTTGACGCAGTGTATGTTGCAGGAGGGAAAGAAGGGGTTACGAACCTTCTAGCTAGTAAAAAAGCTCCAATCTTCCTACTCGAAGCCTATAGTCACTTCAAGTCTGTTGGGGCTGGCACAGATGCACTCGATTTATTAACAGCAGCTGGCATCACATCACAAGACCAAGCTGCAGGTGTAATCGCAGGCGCTGACCATCAAGCCTTTATACAAGCAGTAACGCAAGCACGTCACTGGTCAAGAATCGTATAA